A window of uncultured Draconibacterium sp. contains these coding sequences:
- a CDS encoding MFS transporter produces MKSQKLSVLEKIGYGSGDAAVNVVISSMFLIITFFYTDIFGIKPKDVALLFLLVRFIDAITDPLMGLLTDKVKTRWGRYRHYFLFLSVPFGVSVFLTFSTPGFDYAGKLIYAYVTYIFVTIMFTSVTIPYISLIGVLTNDPKERLSANGYRLFFAKVAAFLVSIVVPIMADVMGKEDMARGYQLAMGLMALLGTLLFLFSFFTTRERVEHIVDKTPLFQQFKLLIKNGQWTLLFGVCFFGTVGYVIRNSVAIYYAKYFLGGDAGVQSSFMATGVIAAILAMPVSTYITKRYCKVKLFKWSQLAVGVISVIMLAAVRPGNLLLAYPLYFILSFVVDLHAPVFWSAIAEAVDYGQAKSGQRVSGLAFGGISFAQKAGMGIAGAAVGYLLDFFGYIPDGVQSETALLGIALMLTVIPGVFHTIMGSLMFRYKITDSYYEKIKIKIHI; encoded by the coding sequence ATGAAGTCTCAAAAACTAAGTGTACTCGAGAAAATTGGATATGGATCCGGGGACGCAGCAGTAAATGTTGTAATCTCTTCGATGTTTCTGATTATTACATTTTTTTATACCGATATATTCGGTATAAAACCCAAAGATGTAGCTCTGTTATTTTTATTGGTACGATTCATCGATGCAATTACCGATCCGCTTATGGGACTTTTAACCGATAAGGTTAAAACCCGGTGGGGACGTTACCGACACTATTTTCTGTTTTTATCGGTTCCTTTTGGGGTATCTGTTTTCCTAACATTCTCCACTCCGGGATTCGATTATGCAGGAAAACTAATCTATGCCTACGTCACTTATATTTTTGTTACAATTATGTTCACATCGGTAACAATTCCCTACATTTCGTTGATTGGCGTACTAACGAATGATCCGAAAGAACGTTTATCGGCAAACGGCTACAGATTGTTTTTCGCAAAGGTGGCAGCTTTTCTTGTTTCGATAGTAGTTCCAATAATGGCAGATGTCATGGGCAAAGAGGATATGGCTCGTGGTTATCAGTTAGCCATGGGATTAATGGCGCTTTTGGGTACTCTCCTGTTTTTATTCAGCTTTTTTACCACACGCGAACGGGTAGAACACATTGTTGATAAAACACCTTTGTTTCAGCAATTTAAGCTACTTATTAAAAACGGACAGTGGACCCTATTATTTGGAGTTTGCTTTTTTGGAACGGTAGGTTATGTCATTCGTAATTCGGTTGCTATTTATTATGCAAAATACTTCCTTGGAGGCGATGCCGGTGTGCAATCTTCTTTTATGGCCACTGGTGTAATTGCCGCAATTCTGGCAATGCCTGTGTCAACCTACATCACCAAACGCTATTGCAAGGTCAAACTGTTTAAGTGGTCTCAGCTCGCAGTTGGAGTTATTAGTGTAATTATGCTTGCCGCAGTGCGCCCCGGAAATTTACTGCTTGCTTACCCCTTGTATTTTATACTGTCGTTTGTTGTTGATTTGCATGCACCGGTTTTCTGGTCGGCAATTGCTGAAGCCGTGGATTACGGACAGGCGAAATCGGGTCAGCGCGTTTCAGGATTGGCTTTTGGTGGTATTTCGTTTGCACAAAAAGCAGGTATGGGTATTGCAGGTGCCGCCGTTGGTTATTTACTCGACTTTTTTGGATACATACCCGATGGAGTGCAGAGTGAAACTGCACTATTAGGAATCGCACTCATGCTGACAGTAATTCCTGGTGTATTTCATACCATTATGGGAAGTCTGATGTTCCGTTACAAAATTACGGACAGCTATTATGAAAAAATCAAAATTAAAATTCACATCTAA
- a CDS encoding family 43 glycosylhydrolase — protein MNNSEKNTPLVEQRADPFIYKHTDGYYYFTGSVPSYDCIEIRKSKTLKGLKDAETFNVWYKHKTGPMSQHIWAPEIHYLDGKWYVYFAGSEVDDVWKLRPYVIECKGQDPLKDEWIELGQMQAADGDNKTFIDFSLDATIFENKGKRYFCWAEKTGGQFAASNLYLAEMESPIKLKTTQFMLTTPDYDWERVDFWVNEGPAVIKNNGKIYITFSASATGACYCMGMMEADEESDILDRNSWKKSRFPVLETDYEKKIFGPGHNCFTVAEDDKTPLCVYHARDYEKIVGDPLYDPNRHARIMEVKFDAEGKPVFEF, from the coding sequence ATGAATAATTCAGAAAAAAATACGCCACTTGTCGAGCAAAGAGCTGATCCGTTTATTTACAAGCATACCGATGGTTATTACTACTTTACCGGGTCGGTACCCTCTTATGACTGCATCGAGATTCGAAAATCGAAAACCTTAAAAGGTTTAAAGGACGCCGAAACATTTAATGTGTGGTACAAGCACAAAACCGGGCCAATGAGTCAACACATTTGGGCTCCTGAAATCCATTATCTGGATGGCAAATGGTATGTATATTTTGCAGGTAGCGAAGTGGATGATGTTTGGAAACTGAGACCCTATGTGATTGAATGTAAAGGTCAGGATCCATTAAAAGATGAATGGATTGAACTGGGACAGATGCAGGCAGCCGATGGCGACAATAAAACATTTATTGATTTCTCATTAGACGCAACAATTTTTGAAAATAAAGGGAAACGATATTTCTGTTGGGCCGAAAAAACCGGAGGCCAGTTTGCAGCGTCAAACCTTTATTTGGCTGAAATGGAATCGCCAATAAAGTTAAAAACAACTCAATTTATGCTTACAACACCTGATTATGACTGGGAAAGAGTTGATTTTTGGGTAAACGAAGGACCTGCCGTAATTAAAAATAATGGCAAAATTTACATCACATTTTCGGCGAGTGCCACTGGTGCATGTTACTGCATGGGAATGATGGAAGCTGATGAAGAATCTGATATACTCGATCGTAACTCCTGGAAAAAATCGAGATTCCCTGTGCTTGAAACCGATTATGAAAAAAAGATATTTGGTCCAGGACATAACTGTTTTACGGTGGCTGAAGATGATAAAACACCACTGTGTGTGTACCACGCACGCGACTATGAGAAAATTGTTGGCGATCCCTTATATGATCCAAACAGGCATGCCCGAATTATGGAAGTAAAATTTGATGCAGAAGGGAAACCAGTATTTGAGTTTTAA